Within the Deinococcus cellulosilyticus NBRC 106333 = KACC 11606 genome, the region TGACTGCACCACAGGTGAGGGTCCATCCGGTTTTCCCCTCTCCCACGATGGCCCCCTGCTTGATGGCTGCATATGTGGCAATGGCCGTTGCCAGAAACCCGGCAATGGAACTGACCGTGGTGAGTGTGTTGTAGGTGCGGCGCATGCGCCCGATCAGGCTCTGAACGAACTGAAGGTATTCCCGGATGCGGTCACTTGTGGTCATGCTTTCCTCCCCTGAAGTGCTCCTTCCAGTTTAAGCTTCACTTCAGGAGAGGGAAGGTGACAATCGCCGTTGTCCCCACTCCAGGCTGGCTTTCCAGGCGGATCTGGCCCTGGTGCTCCTCCACAATCCAGCGGGCAATGTTGAGCCCCAGCCCGGTGCCTCCAGGGTCAGTCATCCCCTGGGCAGTGTTGTCTGCCCGGTAGAAACGGTCAAAGACATGCTTGAGGTCTTCTTCACCGATGCCAATTCCGGTGTCTTCCACACGCAACTCGATGTGCTTTTCACCGGACAGCAGGTGTACCGTGACCGTGCCACCATCAGGGGTGTACTTGATGGCGTTGCTGACCAGAATGACCAGCAATTGCTTCAGGCGGTCCGGGTCGCCCAGCACCAGACAACTGTCCAACTGTCCCAGAAGCATCTGGCGACGGCCTCGGGTGCGCTCCAGCTCCCGGAAGGTGTCCTGCACGAGCTGGTCCAGACGCACATCGTCTTCAATCATGGGCAGATCAGCGTTGCCTTTGGCCATGCCCAGCAGGTCCGTCACCAGACGACCCAGACGGGTGGCCTCACGGTGGCAGTCCTGCAGAATTTCCAGCTTTTCTTCTTCAGGGATGTCCTTGAACCGCAGAAGCACTTCCAGGTTGCCCTGAATGCCCGCCAATGGGGTCTTGATCTCGTGTGAGGCCTCCGAGACAAAGCGCTTCTGGGCTTCCATCACACGCAGCAGTTGCTGTTCACTGTGCCTGAGGGCCTCTTCGATGGCCTTGCGGTCCGTGATGTCCAGGCTTGCGCTGAGGGCGGTCAGGGCCTGGCCCTGGGCATCTCTGGAGAAGATGGTGGTCTTGCCGTAAATCCAGCGCCAGGTGCCATCCCTGTGCTTCATGCGGTACTCCCGCTCAATGACTTCGCCCTCGGCCAGCAAAGGCACCGACTGGTAATGCTGGTAGGTGGCAGGAAGGTCCTCGGGTGGGAACAGTTTGACCACTTCGGCTTCCCCCATGCCCTCAAGTTCTTGCAGGGTATACCCGATCACCTGTGCAGCATAGTTGTTTGAAAAGACTGTTTTTCCAGTCTTCAGGTCACGCAGGCCAATCACTGCAGGAACCGCCTCGGTGATGCGGCGCAAGAACTCCTGGTTCTCTTTCAGTTCCTGTTCCGCCATCTTGCGGGAAGTGACATCCTGGGTGGTGCTCCCCACCCCG harbors:
- a CDS encoding PAS domain S-box protein, which produces MIPEQRTLDHIPVTQVLHALPEPAWMVTPDGREYVYNRKLSETFPVVERSREEQQSVLHPEDRMVLTEAFEQGLQTDREFSLTFRVMQESHAYQWYRVQVSPVMDQSRVVAWLGVIRALDDGHEVLQALIEHVPVGMALMDLNYQMKLVNPRLIEGTRYSRSEYENAHLQKLFPDTYQHVKPLIDQVIATEEALPPVEFEGRHAPEGQKPPHWQVTYFPVKSRDGRLIGVGSTTQDVTSRKMAEQELKENQEFLRRITEAVPAVIGLRDLKTGKTVFSNNYAAQVIGYTLQELEGMGEAEVVKLFPPEDLPATYQHYQSVPLLAEGEVIEREYRMKHRDGTWRWIYGKTTIFSRDAQGQALTALSASLDITDRKAIEEALRHSEQQLLRVMEAQKRFVSEASHEIKTPLAGIQGNLEVLLRFKDIPEEEKLEILQDCHREATRLGRLVTDLLGMAKGNADLPMIEDDVRLDQLVQDTFRELERTRGRRQMLLGQLDSCLVLGDPDRLKQLLVILVSNAIKYTPDGGTVTVHLLSGEKHIELRVEDTGIGIGEEDLKHVFDRFYRADNTAQGMTDPGGTGLGLNIARWIVEEHQGQIRLESQPGVGTTAIVTFPLLK